In Nocardioides dokdonensis FR1436, the following are encoded in one genomic region:
- a CDS encoding MarR family winged helix-turn-helix transcriptional regulator, with amino-acid sequence MPQLVLLDAVQACGREGIVAISEYTLLSQPTVTQQAAALEAAGLLRRIAAENDRRRRVLTLTERGEDLLASKRGLVADRLSVAWASLSAEERSIAVPLLRHIIDLVSELA; translated from the coding sequence GTGCCGCAGCTGGTACTGCTGGATGCTGTCCAGGCCTGCGGGCGGGAAGGCATCGTCGCAATCTCGGAGTACACGTTGCTCAGCCAACCGACCGTGACCCAGCAGGCCGCCGCGCTAGAAGCCGCCGGGCTTCTGCGTCGCATCGCAGCCGAGAACGATCGGCGCCGGCGGGTCCTCACGCTCACCGAACGCGGTGAGGACCTCCTGGCATCTAAGCGCGGACTGGTTGCCGACCGGTTATCAGTGGCCTGGGCATCGCTCAGCGCCGAGGAGCGGTCGATCGCGGTCCCGCTGCTGCGTCATATCATTGACCTTGTCTCGGAGTTGGCCTGA
- a CDS encoding AraC family transcriptional regulator produces MRTDEPGVPSLAFVQLLSSPAIDADAVERFRVIMAREGTGELALIRTQGEAPLRWFREVYPDLDIEQATRLGIACAEHAQLTSFGPLSVPLVSACTVEEVVELLTYLPLITNAVTTQFQPQQDDLTIRLSGNAGDPDLDCLVVTYCGLALLRLIDLVVVEASEATMHSHWPEPSVLPREAASRSRLEFDAPFSYLHMPARTLQAACRFPDPISYELAVTELQQALACRADTPEFTRRVWALLDDGSGARTIQSVADEFSMSSSTLKRRLAAEGTSFRELLQQSMVDRARKRLLDPSTSVGEVANELGYSDLTNFSHAFKKWTGSSPSHFRREHEVR; encoded by the coding sequence GTGAGGACAGACGAGCCAGGCGTCCCGTCGCTGGCCTTCGTGCAACTGCTGAGCAGTCCGGCGATCGACGCGGACGCCGTCGAGCGTTTTCGCGTCATCATGGCGCGCGAGGGAACCGGTGAGCTGGCTCTCATCCGGACCCAGGGCGAGGCACCGCTGCGATGGTTCCGCGAGGTCTATCCCGACCTCGACATCGAGCAGGCCACCCGGCTCGGGATCGCCTGCGCAGAACACGCGCAGCTCACATCCTTCGGACCGTTGAGTGTCCCGTTGGTCAGCGCGTGCACCGTCGAAGAAGTCGTGGAGCTGCTGACCTATCTGCCCTTGATCACCAACGCGGTCACCACGCAGTTCCAACCGCAGCAGGACGACCTGACGATCCGGCTGTCGGGGAACGCAGGCGACCCCGATCTCGACTGTCTGGTCGTCACCTACTGCGGACTGGCACTCCTACGGCTGATCGACCTGGTGGTCGTCGAGGCCTCGGAGGCAACCATGCACAGCCACTGGCCGGAGCCGAGCGTGCTACCCCGAGAGGCCGCGAGCCGGTCCCGGCTCGAGTTCGACGCCCCCTTCTCCTACCTGCACATGCCCGCGAGGACGCTTCAGGCTGCCTGCCGCTTCCCCGACCCGATCTCCTACGAACTCGCCGTCACCGAGCTCCAGCAGGCGCTCGCGTGCCGAGCCGACACCCCGGAGTTCACCCGCAGAGTCTGGGCGTTGCTCGACGACGGGTCCGGGGCAAGGACGATCCAGTCCGTCGCGGACGAGTTCTCGATGTCCTCGAGCACCCTGAAACGGCGCCTCGCCGCTGAGGGGACCAGTTTCCGCGAGCTGCTGCAGCAGTCGATGGTCGACCGCGCCAGGAAGCGGCTTCTCGACCCCTCCACGTCGGTCGGCGAGGTCGCCAACGAGCTGGGCTACAGCGATCTCACCAACTTCTCGCACGCCTTCAAGAAATGGACCGGCAGCTCACCGAGCCACTTCCGACGTGAGCACGAGGTCCGTTGA
- a CDS encoding NAD(P)/FAD-dependent oxidoreductase: MSSGRAVVVGASHAGVQLVTSLRREGWSGEIVLVGDESALPYQRPPLSKAYLAGKCSLKELAIRSEDFYVKQDVERVTASVQEIDRPAGELVLGTGDRLSYDALALCTGAHPRRLRAEGADLDGVHYLRQSSGVERIREDAIPGRNAVIVGGGYIGLETAASLRSLGLHVTVLEAADRVLERVTAPEVSAFFTRIHQEEGVDVRTNASVEALVGDTRVREVVLASGESVQADFVIVGIGIEPTTELAEAAGLVVDDGILIDAHARTSDPDIVAAGDCTSQDIPRYGRRIRLESVPSAVEQAKVAAATICGNDKEVAALPWFWSDQYDLKLQIAGLNTAYDDIVMSGDPTRDRDFTCYYLRKGEPIAADCVNRPRDFMTTKRMLTQGTAADMAALTAEVAV; encoded by the coding sequence ATGAGCTCAGGGCGCGCGGTGGTGGTCGGCGCCAGCCATGCCGGGGTGCAGCTGGTCACCAGCCTCCGCCGAGAGGGTTGGTCGGGTGAGATCGTGCTGGTCGGTGACGAGTCGGCGCTGCCGTACCAAAGGCCTCCGTTGTCGAAGGCATATCTGGCCGGGAAGTGCTCGCTGAAGGAGCTGGCCATCCGGTCGGAGGACTTCTACGTCAAGCAGGACGTCGAGCGCGTGACTGCCAGCGTGCAGGAGATCGACCGGCCGGCGGGCGAGCTCGTGCTCGGCACCGGGGACCGCTTGTCCTATGACGCTCTTGCTCTGTGCACGGGAGCGCACCCCCGACGTCTCCGCGCCGAGGGTGCCGACCTCGACGGGGTGCACTACCTGCGTCAATCGTCGGGGGTGGAGCGGATCCGCGAGGACGCGATCCCCGGGCGCAACGCCGTCATCGTGGGTGGTGGGTACATCGGGCTGGAGACCGCCGCCTCGCTGCGCTCGTTGGGCCTCCACGTCACGGTCCTCGAGGCCGCAGACCGGGTCCTCGAGCGGGTCACTGCCCCTGAGGTGTCGGCCTTCTTCACACGGATCCACCAAGAAGAGGGCGTCGACGTGAGGACGAACGCCTCGGTAGAGGCCCTGGTCGGCGACACCCGCGTGCGAGAGGTGGTGCTGGCCAGTGGCGAGTCGGTCCAAGCGGACTTTGTGATCGTCGGGATCGGGATCGAGCCGACCACCGAACTCGCCGAGGCAGCCGGCCTGGTCGTGGACGACGGGATCCTCATCGACGCCCACGCCCGCACCAGTGACCCTGACATCGTGGCGGCCGGGGACTGTACGTCGCAGGACATCCCCCGCTACGGCCGACGAATCAGGCTGGAGTCGGTCCCGAGTGCAGTGGAGCAGGCCAAGGTGGCAGCGGCGACTATCTGTGGAAATGACAAGGAGGTGGCGGCGCTCCCGTGGTTCTGGTCGGACCAGTATGACCTCAAGCTCCAGATCGCGGGACTCAACACCGCCTATGACGACATCGTCATGAGCGGTGACCCGACCCGTGACCGCGACTTCACCTGCTACTACCTCCGGAAGGGCGAGCCGATAGCTGCTGACTGTGTCAACCGTCCCCGGGACTTCATGACCACCAAACGCATGCTCACCCAGGGGACTGCGGCCGACATGGCCGCCCTGACAGCGGAGGTGGCGGTGTGA
- a CDS encoding TetR/AcrR family transcriptional regulator, giving the protein MRERFREHMRAAVLEAAHDLIVDRGWDRVRMGEVAHRAGVSRAALYKEFGDKAGLGEALVLREASRFLEGIQKALEAHIGDAKRGIAAAVDYTLIEAERSPLLKAVLISNRDLDAGSQPSTGMLPLLTTSARLLDLASDTLAAWVAKSYPSLPPDDVVDAADTMVRLTVSHLALPKWDRTATARKISDVAVRFLSLES; this is encoded by the coding sequence ATGCGCGAACGGTTCAGGGAGCACATGCGCGCCGCTGTCCTCGAGGCTGCCCACGACCTGATCGTCGACCGCGGCTGGGACCGGGTGCGCATGGGAGAGGTGGCGCATCGTGCCGGGGTGTCGCGAGCGGCGCTCTACAAGGAGTTCGGTGACAAGGCCGGCCTTGGAGAAGCCCTCGTGCTCCGCGAGGCCTCGCGCTTCCTGGAGGGCATCCAGAAGGCGCTGGAGGCACACATCGGCGATGCGAAACGCGGCATCGCAGCAGCCGTCGACTACACCTTGATCGAGGCCGAGCGCAGCCCCCTGCTCAAGGCAGTGCTCATCTCCAACCGAGACCTGGATGCGGGCAGTCAGCCGTCCACAGGGATGCTCCCGCTGCTCACGACATCCGCGCGGCTTCTCGACCTCGCCTCCGACACCCTAGCCGCATGGGTGGCGAAGAGTTACCCGAGTCTTCCCCCAGACGACGTCGTCGACGCGGCCGACACCATGGTGCGCCTGACGGTCAGTCATCTGGCGCTCCCCAAGTGGGACCGAACCGCGACGGCGCGCAAGATCTCCGACGTCGCCGTCCGGTTCCTGTCCCTCGAATCGTGA
- a CDS encoding MMPL family transporter: MKIEGTEAQTVLDRVADELPAASGGQASVVFTVPEGERLDTADRLSVITNTVNDVYDLDKVVNPLDLAPGAADQGAPGTPEENAPGTPPTGSAQGQTPPYQPLLVDGAPVPGVLVSSDGQVALFQFQFTVASTSLTDDDVTSVVEVVERAEHGTGITVLPSDSLKAIEIPVGIGEVIGLAVAALVLVLTLGSLIAAGLPLVTALVGVGIGVGGAYALSTAVEMNSATPVLGLMVGLAVGIDYALFVVNRQRRLILDRGLTAQEAAGRAVGTAGSAVFFAGVTVLIALTALTVIGIAMLSTMALVAASTVALAVLIALTLLPALLGLVGERICSDKARAQRRAKVKEESHSVADHWVKGVIRFRWPVIVGVVAILGVMAIPAASMNLGIPTGATANQDTAARQSYEAVSQGFGEGFNGPLLVTAEPTGTAGRVTPELTAKLIADLQDRDDIVLAAPVGVNEAGDLAVFSVIPTSGPSDEVTSDLVTSLREPDNAIAGDNEVQLGVTGFTAIGIDMSDKLADVLPLYLGIIIALSVLILMLVFRSVVVPIKATAGFLLSILATFGATTAVFQWGWLSSLFGFDTGGPLMSFMPIIVTGILYGLAMDYEVFLVSSMREAHIHGEGARQSVVHGFDQASRVVVAAAIIMVAVFSGFIFSHDIMIKQIGFALAAGILIDAFVVRLTLVPALMAVFNERAWWLPRWLDRVLPDLDIEGDKLLTMLNEEAEAPGRQHLEVRN; the protein is encoded by the coding sequence ATGAAGATCGAGGGCACCGAGGCACAGACCGTGCTCGACCGCGTAGCCGATGAGCTGCCTGCAGCCTCGGGAGGTCAGGCCAGCGTCGTCTTCACCGTCCCGGAGGGTGAACGACTCGACACCGCGGACCGCCTTTCGGTGATCACCAACACCGTCAACGACGTCTATGACCTCGACAAGGTCGTAAACCCCCTCGACCTTGCTCCGGGTGCGGCTGATCAAGGCGCTCCAGGCACTCCCGAGGAGAATGCACCGGGCACTCCCCCGACGGGATCGGCGCAGGGGCAGACGCCTCCCTACCAGCCGCTGCTGGTGGACGGAGCACCTGTGCCCGGCGTGCTGGTGTCCTCCGACGGTCAGGTCGCGCTGTTCCAATTCCAGTTCACGGTCGCCTCGACCTCCTTGACCGACGATGACGTCACCTCGGTGGTCGAGGTGGTGGAGCGCGCGGAGCACGGGACCGGGATCACCGTGCTCCCGAGCGACTCGCTCAAGGCCATCGAGATCCCGGTCGGCATCGGCGAGGTGATCGGTCTCGCCGTCGCCGCCCTGGTGCTGGTGCTCACCCTGGGCTCGCTGATCGCGGCCGGCCTTCCCCTGGTCACCGCGCTGGTCGGGGTCGGCATCGGCGTCGGCGGAGCGTACGCGCTCTCGACGGCCGTCGAGATGAACTCCGCCACCCCAGTGCTCGGTCTCATGGTGGGCCTCGCCGTCGGCATCGATTACGCGCTGTTCGTCGTCAACCGGCAGCGACGGCTCATCCTCGACCGCGGACTCACCGCGCAGGAGGCGGCCGGCAGAGCAGTCGGCACCGCGGGCAGTGCCGTCTTCTTCGCCGGCGTGACCGTCCTCATCGCACTGACCGCACTGACCGTGATCGGCATCGCCATGCTCTCCACGATGGCCCTGGTCGCGGCGTCCACGGTGGCCCTGGCCGTCCTCATCGCGCTGACCCTGCTGCCCGCACTGCTAGGGCTGGTCGGTGAGCGGATCTGCTCGGACAAGGCCCGAGCCCAACGCCGCGCCAAGGTCAAGGAGGAATCACACAGTGTCGCCGACCACTGGGTCAAAGGCGTGATCAGGTTCCGGTGGCCCGTCATAGTGGGTGTGGTCGCCATCCTGGGCGTGATGGCGATCCCCGCCGCCAGCATGAACCTGGGCATCCCCACCGGGGCCACCGCGAACCAGGACACCGCCGCCCGGCAGAGCTACGAGGCAGTCTCGCAAGGCTTCGGCGAGGGATTCAACGGTCCCCTACTCGTCACCGCAGAACCCACCGGCACCGCCGGCCGCGTCACACCCGAGCTGACCGCGAAACTGATCGCCGACCTCCAGGACCGAGACGACATCGTGCTGGCCGCCCCGGTCGGCGTCAACGAAGCCGGCGACCTGGCCGTGTTCAGCGTCATCCCCACTTCCGGCCCGAGCGACGAGGTCACCAGCGACCTGGTGACTTCGCTGCGCGAGCCCGACAACGCGATCGCCGGCGACAATGAGGTACAGTTGGGCGTAACTGGGTTCACCGCCATCGGCATCGACATGTCCGACAAGCTCGCCGACGTCCTTCCGCTCTACCTCGGCATCATCATCGCGCTTTCCGTGCTGATCCTGATGCTGGTCTTCCGCTCGGTAGTCGTCCCGATCAAGGCCACAGCCGGCTTCCTGCTCAGCATCCTGGCCACCTTCGGCGCCACCACTGCCGTCTTCCAGTGGGGCTGGCTCAGCAGCCTCTTCGGGTTCGACACCGGGGGGCCGCTGATGAGTTTCATGCCGATCATCGTCACCGGCATCCTCTATGGACTGGCCATGGACTACGAGGTCTTCCTGGTCTCCTCAATGCGCGAGGCACACATCCACGGTGAGGGAGCACGGCAGAGCGTCGTCCACGGGTTCGACCAAGCCAGCCGGGTCGTCGTCGCAGCCGCCATCATCATGGTCGCGGTCTTCTCCGGCTTCATCTTCAGCCACGACATCATGATCAAGCAGATCGGCTTTGCCCTCGCCGCTGGCATCCTTATCGACGCCTTCGTCGTCCGGCTGACGCTCGTCCCGGCGCTCATGGCCGTCTTCAACGAGCGAGCATGGTGGCTGCCCCGCTGGCTCGACCGCGTGCTGCCAGACCTCGACATCGAGGGGGACAAACTGCTCACGATGCTCAACGAGGAGGCTGAGGCTCCGGGTCGTCAACACCTCGAGGTCCGCAACTGA
- a CDS encoding BtrH N-terminal domain-containing protein codes for MSAEFLPRQPEPRRILLDYPHREAGHCGSGALRDLLEWAGLGWEEVPSEGLVFGMGGGLGFTYLRVPALTPPIYFVGRSSDLEVDLLSRLGAEVDVRGTDDPVTGWGWVRRELQRGRPVLMWADIAELPYLNVRLQMSRHDIVVIGYDDETEKAFVVDNDRAEVQEVSYEALARARASRSFPVPTRHTTYFVNWPQSLPGLRPTAASALVASVENMQAPVTAIIPDTSALPPDAVAAAGISGVAVFAEDVDRWPGLMPEPELDVALRSLHAFVEKAGTGGGLFRRLQAHFCADVARLTGSAEMAKAGTALLRCADTWSALAAAGRSDAATFDRWRRVNELVATLPRDEDHAISQMRKAAGELSDG; via the coding sequence ATGTCAGCTGAGTTCCTGCCCCGACAGCCGGAGCCGCGGCGGATCCTGCTGGACTATCCCCACCGCGAGGCCGGTCATTGCGGTTCCGGAGCGCTGAGAGACCTCCTGGAGTGGGCCGGTCTCGGCTGGGAGGAGGTACCGAGCGAAGGTCTGGTCTTCGGGATGGGCGGCGGTCTGGGTTTCACCTATCTGCGCGTGCCGGCTCTCACCCCGCCCATCTACTTCGTCGGGCGTAGCAGCGACCTTGAGGTCGACCTTCTTTCGAGGCTCGGTGCAGAGGTCGACGTCCGTGGCACCGACGACCCCGTGACCGGTTGGGGCTGGGTCCGCAGGGAGCTCCAGCGAGGCCGTCCCGTGCTGATGTGGGCGGACATTGCTGAGCTGCCCTACCTCAATGTCCGCCTTCAGATGAGTCGGCATGACATCGTCGTGATCGGTTATGACGACGAGACGGAGAAGGCTTTTGTGGTGGACAACGACCGAGCCGAGGTGCAGGAAGTCTCCTACGAGGCTCTTGCGCGGGCGCGCGCGTCACGGTCGTTCCCCGTGCCCACGAGGCACACCACGTACTTCGTGAACTGGCCCCAGAGCCTGCCCGGTCTCCGCCCGACCGCGGCTTCGGCCCTCGTCGCCTCGGTCGAGAACATGCAAGCGCCGGTAACCGCGATTATCCCGGATACGTCGGCGCTGCCGCCGGATGCCGTTGCTGCTGCGGGGATCAGTGGAGTCGCGGTATTCGCCGAGGATGTCGACCGGTGGCCGGGGCTCATGCCCGAACCGGAACTAGACGTCGCGCTGCGTTCACTCCACGCCTTTGTGGAGAAGGCAGGGACCGGCGGCGGCCTGTTCCGCCGGTTGCAGGCACATTTCTGTGCCGACGTGGCTCGGCTAACGGGGTCCGCTGAGATGGCGAAGGCCGGAACCGCGCTCCTGCGCTGCGCGGACACGTGGTCGGCGCTGGCTGCGGCCGGCCGTAGCGACGCAGCGACGTTCGACCGCTGGCGACGGGTGAATGAGCTCGTCGCGACGCTCCCCAGAGACGAAGACCATGCCATCTCTCAGATGCGCAAAGCGGCGGGCGAACTCAGCGATGGGTGA
- a CDS encoding cytochrome P450, translating to MKFPEVKIPETVKTKVESAIPLERQIQGARLYDKGRRWVTGANGPMFVEARIPPVEEVPLAEIDLSNPFLYRQGRWASYFERLRNEAPVHYQPHSPFGPFWSVTRHADIMAVDKNHEVFSAEPLIVIGTPPRFMDVAMFIAMDPPKHDIQRRAVQGVVAPKNLHEMEDLIRERVRDVLDNLPVNEPFDWVSTVSIELTARMLATLLDFPFEERHKLVEWSDLATSMEQTNGGPATTDNDELFRGMLEMARGLTELWHDKAARLAAGEEPGFDLVTMLQSDESTKDLIKRPMEFIGNFVLLIVGGNDTTRNSMSGGVLALNQFPDQFEKLKANPDLIPNMVSEIIRWQTPLAYMRRIAKTDTMLNGQFIRKGDKVVMWYASGNRDETVFERPDELIIDRRNARNHIAFGFGVHRCMGNRLAELQLRILWEELLPRFERIDVVGEPQYVQSNFVRGISKLMVELTPKGSG from the coding sequence ATGAAGTTCCCAGAAGTGAAGATCCCAGAAACAGTGAAAACGAAGGTGGAGTCCGCCATCCCCCTGGAGCGACAGATCCAGGGCGCGCGCCTCTACGACAAGGGCCGGCGTTGGGTCACCGGCGCGAACGGGCCGATGTTCGTCGAGGCCCGGATCCCGCCGGTCGAAGAGGTCCCCCTCGCCGAGATCGACCTCAGCAACCCGTTCCTCTACCGACAGGGGCGGTGGGCGTCCTACTTCGAACGTCTGCGCAACGAGGCTCCGGTCCACTACCAGCCCCACAGTCCCTTCGGCCCGTTCTGGTCGGTGACGCGTCACGCCGACATCATGGCGGTGGACAAGAACCACGAGGTCTTCTCCGCCGAGCCTCTCATCGTCATCGGAACACCCCCGCGGTTCATGGACGTCGCGATGTTCATCGCCATGGACCCGCCCAAGCACGACATACAGCGGCGCGCCGTACAAGGTGTCGTCGCACCGAAGAACCTCCACGAGATGGAGGACCTCATTCGCGAGCGCGTCAGGGACGTCCTGGACAACCTGCCCGTCAACGAACCGTTCGACTGGGTGAGCACGGTGTCGATCGAACTGACCGCCCGCATGCTGGCCACGCTGTTGGACTTCCCCTTCGAGGAGCGGCACAAGCTCGTCGAGTGGTCGGACCTGGCAACCTCGATGGAGCAGACCAACGGCGGCCCGGCCACTACCGACAACGACGAGCTGTTCCGGGGCATGCTCGAGATGGCGCGAGGACTCACTGAACTCTGGCACGACAAGGCCGCCCGGCTCGCGGCCGGCGAAGAGCCCGGGTTCGACCTGGTCACGATGCTGCAGAGCGATGAGAGCACCAAGGACCTGATCAAGCGTCCGATGGAGTTCATCGGCAACTTTGTTCTGCTGATCGTGGGCGGCAACGACACCACACGCAACTCGATGAGCGGCGGAGTTCTTGCACTCAACCAGTTCCCCGACCAGTTCGAGAAGCTCAAGGCCAATCCGGACCTGATCCCGAACATGGTCTCGGAGATCATCCGCTGGCAGACGCCGCTCGCGTACATGCGGCGGATCGCGAAGACCGACACCATGCTGAACGGTCAGTTCATCCGCAAGGGCGACAAGGTGGTGATGTGGTACGCGTCCGGCAACCGCGACGAGACGGTGTTCGAGCGGCCGGACGAGCTGATCATCGACCGTCGCAACGCCCGCAACCACATCGCTTTCGGCTTCGGCGTGCATCGGTGCATGGGCAACCGGTTGGCCGAGCTGCAGCTGCGGATCCTCTGGGAGGAGCTGCTCCCGCGCTTCGAGAGGATCGATGTGGTCGGTGAGCCGCAGTACGTGCAGTCCAACTTTGTTCGCGGCATCAGCAAGCTGATGGTCGAGCTCACCCCCAAGGGCAGCGGATGA
- a CDS encoding DUF6153 family protein: MTLADRTFPGAVRTRLPLVVLLCAVALGIVGMHGLASGPDSGEHVGHHAAPTIMMTTDTAAGVVASPGVAAGDQAPPADDGGLLALCLMVLTPGLALGLWMFATAARNGGWRLPRLVPWAIAALDVTGLPPPFERQLTVLRI; the protein is encoded by the coding sequence ATGACTCTTGCCGACCGCACCTTTCCGGGAGCCGTGAGGACGCGGCTTCCGCTGGTCGTCCTCCTGTGCGCAGTCGCGCTCGGAATCGTTGGCATGCACGGGCTGGCGTCCGGGCCGGACTCCGGCGAGCACGTGGGGCACCACGCCGCCCCGACGATCATGATGACCACCGACACCGCCGCGGGCGTGGTCGCCTCCCCGGGTGTCGCTGCCGGGGACCAGGCCCCACCGGCGGATGACGGGGGGTTGCTCGCGCTGTGCCTGATGGTGCTCACGCCGGGTCTTGCGCTGGGCTTGTGGATGTTCGCCACCGCGGCACGGAACGGAGGATGGCGTCTGCCGCGCCTAGTGCCGTGGGCCATCGCCGCGCTCGACGTGACGGGGCTGCCACCGCCGTTCGAACGACAGCTGACCGTACTCCGGATCTGA
- a CDS encoding 2Fe-2S iron-sulfur cluster-binding protein yields the protein MAVVTFMSHDGEQHEAPLEEGSSLMQVATNNAIPGIDADCGGEAACGTCHVIVDRAWADKVGRSGPEEEEMLSMNPERQPTSRLSCQVKVCKSWDGLTVQLPEFQM from the coding sequence ATGGCAGTGGTCACCTTCATGTCGCACGATGGGGAGCAGCACGAGGCCCCGCTCGAGGAGGGCAGCTCGCTGATGCAGGTGGCGACGAACAACGCCATCCCGGGCATCGATGCCGACTGCGGCGGCGAGGCCGCATGCGGCACCTGCCACGTGATCGTTGATCGCGCCTGGGCCGACAAGGTCGGCCGGTCCGGTCCCGAGGAGGAGGAGATGCTGTCGATGAACCCCGAGCGACAGCCGACGTCTCGCCTGTCGTGCCAAGTCAAGGTCTGCAAATCGTGGGACGGCTTGACGGTGCAGTTGCCCGAGTTCCAGATGTAG
- a CDS encoding TetR/AcrR family transcriptional regulator codes for MAAFQLTRERGLFGFVTADVVDRAGYSRRTFANHFSCKEEAVASVAFGRVDDVSEILTSLPADLPLLDALLAVMREQFTEDTLLTMRELMTMARQYPTLEPYVLGVQQRMRHTAQELLGSVAGDRYPSIYVPLLFGAVYGAVMAALEGTLDVHLSGESDLSSAAMDYSSFLDLTFDYLRNGL; via the coding sequence GTGGCGGCGTTCCAGCTCACCCGAGAGCGTGGCCTGTTCGGTTTCGTCACCGCGGACGTGGTCGACCGAGCGGGCTACTCGCGACGCACCTTCGCGAACCACTTCTCCTGCAAGGAAGAGGCGGTCGCTTCGGTCGCGTTCGGCCGGGTCGACGACGTCAGCGAGATCCTGACCAGCCTCCCCGCAGACCTGCCCTTGCTCGATGCCCTGCTGGCCGTCATGAGGGAGCAGTTCACCGAAGACACGTTGCTGACGATGCGCGAGCTGATGACGATGGCGCGGCAGTACCCGACCCTGGAGCCCTACGTCCTGGGTGTTCAGCAGCGCATGCGTCATACCGCCCAGGAGCTCTTGGGGTCGGTGGCCGGGGACCGGTACCCCTCGATCTATGTGCCGCTGCTGTTCGGCGCGGTGTACGGCGCCGTGATGGCCGCCCTGGAGGGCACCCTCGACGTCCACCTCAGCGGCGAGAGCGACCTCAGCTCCGCCGCGATGGACTACAGCTCGTTTCTCGACCTGACCTTCGACTACCTACGCAACGGCCTCTAG
- a CDS encoding lysophospholipid acyltransferase family protein — MAWRSTVWTAMGVLRIVPDLRDSGRSAGARGVPRDARGPAWWLALLVCKPLLLLGRRADWRGTERLPGSGGVVLAANHVSQADPLFLGEMILAQGRTPRFMAKASLFQSRAVGWWFRSAGHVEVDRSDGRSGIRAAVEAVERGALVVVYPEGSITKRPDGRLMSLRSGAVRIALETSAPLIPVAQWGVQAIVPAYEGRVVLGRRRRRVTLLVGDPVQLEDLRELPRATAVAVGVQRLQDTLAVMVDQLAHEHARSVRACPGQ, encoded by the coding sequence ATGGCTTGGAGGTCGACGGTCTGGACGGCGATGGGAGTCCTGCGTATCGTTCCGGACTTGCGTGACTCGGGTCGGTCCGCGGGCGCGAGAGGCGTCCCCAGAGACGCCCGCGGGCCTGCGTGGTGGCTGGCGTTGCTCGTCTGCAAACCGCTGCTGCTGCTGGGCAGGAGAGCGGACTGGCGCGGTACGGAGCGCCTGCCCGGGTCGGGAGGCGTGGTGCTGGCGGCCAACCATGTCTCCCAGGCCGACCCGCTGTTCCTGGGGGAGATGATCCTCGCCCAGGGCCGGACCCCCCGGTTCATGGCCAAGGCGAGCCTGTTTCAAAGTAGAGCAGTCGGCTGGTGGTTCCGGTCGGCCGGCCACGTCGAGGTCGATCGGTCCGACGGCCGGTCAGGGATCCGTGCCGCGGTCGAAGCCGTGGAGCGTGGCGCTCTTGTCGTGGTGTATCCGGAAGGATCGATCACAAAGCGACCGGATGGACGTCTGATGTCGCTCAGGTCGGGTGCTGTCCGCATCGCACTCGAGACGTCGGCTCCATTGATTCCCGTTGCTCAATGGGGCGTGCAGGCGATCGTGCCAGCCTACGAAGGGAGGGTGGTGCTGGGCCGCCGCCGTCGTCGGGTCACCCTGCTGGTCGGGGACCCGGTGCAACTCGAGGACCTCCGAGAGTTGCCGAGGGCGACGGCAGTCGCTGTAGGGGTGCAGAGGCTTCAGGACACCCTCGCCGTCATGGTCGACCAACTGGCCCACGAGCACGCTAGGAGCGTGCGGGCGTGTCCAGGTCAGTGA